The genomic region AGCAGGGGCGGATCACCATCGACCAGGGCCAGACGTTCGGGGACCTGCAGGTCAGGTGGCTCGGTGACGCCCGCGATCTGGCTCCGGTCGGCACGGCGGTTCCGACAGAGGAGTACGACGGCTGAGACCGCCGAGCCGATGACCATCTCCGAAGTCCAACGTGCCATCGAGGCCGTCGTGCTCTGCGCTGTCGAGCCGGTCACGCCCAACCTGCTGGCCGAGCTTCTCGAGCTGCCCGTCGACCAGATCGAGGCAGCGTGTGCCGACCTGGCCGCTCGGTACTCGGTCGACAGGCGGGGGTTCGAGCTGGTCCGGGTCGCCGGGGGCTTCCGGTACCAGACGCACCCGGAGATGGCGCCGTTCGTCGAGCGTTTCGCGATGGAGGGCATATCGTCGCGCCTGTCCTCGGCGGCACTGGAGACGCTGGCCATCGTCGCCTACAAGCAACCCGTGTCGCGAGCCCAGGTGGCGGCCCTGCGCGGGGTCAACGTCGACGGCGTCGTCCGGCTGCTCGTGCAGCGCGGCGTTATCGTCGAGGTCGGGCACGCTCCCGGCCCCGGGCAACCGGTGCTCTACGGCACCACGGAGGCGTTCCTGGAGAAGCTGGGGCTCGACACGCTGGAGCAGCTTCCTCCCGTGGAGGATCTCCTCCCCGGGCCCGAGGTCGTCGAGCAGCTCGAGGAGCGGCTCCGTCCCGGGTCCGATGCCTGAAACGGACCGGGGAGGGGCCTACGGCAGTGGCGAGCGGCTGCAGAAGGTCCTGGCCCGGATTGGATTGGGCAGCCGGCGCGCCTGCGAGGAGCTGATCGCCTCCGGTCGGGTCGCCGTCAACGACACCGTCGCCGTCTTGGGCCGGCGGGTCGACGTGACCACCGACCGGGTGGTGCTCGACGGGGCACCCCTGCCGACCATGCCTGGCTTGGTCCACTACCTTCTGAACAAGCCTGCCGGCGTGGTGACCACCGCCGACGA from Terriglobia bacterium harbors:
- the scpB gene encoding SMC-Scp complex subunit ScpB, producing the protein MTISEVQRAIEAVVLCAVEPVTPNLLAELLELPVDQIEAACADLAARYSVDRRGFELVRVAGGFRYQTHPEMAPFVERFAMEGISSRLSSAALETLAIVAYKQPVSRAQVAALRGVNVDGVVRLLVQRGVIVEVGHAPGPGQPVLYGTTEAFLEKLGLDTLEQLPPVEDLLPGPEVVEQLEERLRPGSDA